Proteins encoded in a region of the Diospyros lotus cultivar Yz01 chromosome 9, ASM1463336v1, whole genome shotgun sequence genome:
- the LOC127810464 gene encoding probable RNA-dependent RNA polymerase 1 isoform X2: MVTPEDYWVRTTDFTPSCHIGQSSALCLEFGYDVPLPNFSTYFPSYQENEGPFTLENGFTYSQNLQLVPIVGPPQGHKLPYSISFKVSMLVQNGYLPGPVLDINFFRLVDPQRIDIVFIERALEMLSHLSECCYDPVTWLKTQYTNYIKSRPRKPTITLDDGLVYVRRVLITPSKVYFYGPEVNMSNRVLRNFRDDIDNFLRVSFVDEELDKMYSTDLRPRIASSNEEKRTDIYTRILSILREGIVIGDLKFEFLAFSSSQLRDNSVWMFASRPGLTAADIRRWMGDFSQIKNVAKYAARLGQSFGSSRETLSVARNETEVIRDVEVVRGGIKYVFSDGIGKISVDFARRVAKKCGLEGWTPSAFQIRYGGYKGVVAVDPTSSTKLSLRKSMCKYESENTKLDVLAWSKYQPCYLNRQLITLLSTLGVGDYIFENKQREAIYQLDDILTDPLRAQEALELMSPGENTNILQEMLMCGYKPDAEPFLSMMLQTFRAAKLLELRTKTRIFVHEGRSMMGCLDETRSLEYGQVFVQYSRAGHRQLFDNSSEFSVGGSERHEVILEGKVVVSKNPCLHPGDVRVLEAVDVPALHHMVDCVVFPQKGKRPHPNECSGSDLDGDIYFVCWDPDLIPSRQVEPMDYTAASSIVLDHDVTIEEVEEYFTNYIVNDSLGIISNAHTVFADREPLKAMSDSCIQLAKLCSIAVDFPKTGVPAEIPSHLRVKEYPDFMEKPPDKITYESENVIGKLFREVRDTAPQSSSIKSFFTREIAEKSYDRDMEVDGFEDYLDDAFDYKKEYDFKLGNLMDYYGIKTEAELLSGSIMKMSKTFDRRRDSEAIGLAVKSLRKEARTWFNKKLGGSDAVNDDIYAKASAWYHVTYHPSYWGQYNDEGMKRDHFLSFPWCVYDKLVLIKKDKLSIRRALHLSSLEQKFSSGLSLK, translated from the exons ATGGTAACACCTGAGGACTATTGGGTCCGGACAACTGATTTCACTCCATCATGCCACATTGGCCAATCCTCTGCTCTGTGCTTGGAATTTGGATATGATGTTCCACTTCCAAACTTCAGCACGTATTTTCCATCTTATCAGGAAAATGAAGGCCCATTTACCTTGGAAAACGGTTTTACTTATTCACAGAATTTACAGCTAGTGCCCATTGTGGGGCCTCCCCAAGGACATAAATTGCCATATAGCATATCATTCAAGGTATCTATGTTGGTTCAGAATGGATATCTTCCAGGACCTGTTCTTGATATCAATTTTTTTCGGTTGGTTGATCCCCAGAGAATAGACATTGTGTTTATTGAACGTGCACTAGAGATGCTATCCCATTTAAGTGAATGCTGCTATGATCCTGTGACGTGGCTCAAAACTCAATACACGAATTACATCAAATCAAGACCAAGGAAGCCTACTATTACCCTGGATGATGGTTTGGTGTATGTGCGCAGGGTGCTAATAACCCCTAGCAAAGTTTATTTTTATGGTCCGGAGGTTAATATGTCAAATCGTGTTCTACGCAATTTTCGTGACGATATTGATAATTTTCTCAGAGTCTCTTTTGTTGATGAGGAATTGGATAAAATGTATTCAACCGATTTGCGTCCACGTATAGCTTCTTCAAATGAGGAAAAAAGAACTGATATTTATACAAGGATACTGTCAATTCTTAGAGAAGGCATAGTTATTGGCGATTTGAAGTTTGAGTTTCTTGCCTTTTCCTCAAGCCAGTTACGAGATAATTCTGTATGGATGTTTGCCTCAAGACCTGGGCTAACTGCTGCTGATATTAGAAGGTGGATGGGTGATTTTTCACAGATCAAAAACGTAGCAAAGTATGCTGCCAGACTTGGTCAATCTTTTGGTTCCTCTAGGGAAACTTTGAGCGTTGCTAGGAATGAAACTGAAGTAATTCGTGACGTAGAGGTTGTAAGAGGTGGAATCAAATATGTTTTCTCTGATGGCATTGGAAAAATATCTGTTGACTTTGCTCGGAGAGTGGCCAAAAAATGTGGACTTGAAGGTTGGACTCCATCCGCCTTTCAAATTAGGTATGGTGGATACAAAGGAGTTGTAGCTGTTGATCCCACTTCATCAACGAAACTGTCTTTAAGAAAGAGTATGTGTAAGTATGAATCAGAGAATACAAAGTTAGATGTTTTAGCATGGAGCAAATATCAACCTTGTTACTTGAATCGCCAATTGATCACGCTGCTATCTACTCTTGGGGTTGGGGATTATATCTTTGAAAATAAGCAAAGGGAAGCAATATATCAACTGGATGACATCTTAACTGATCCATTGAGGGCACAAGAAGCACTGGAATTGATGTCTCCAGGGGAGAATACTAACATCCTCCAGGAAATGCTTATGTGTGGCTATAAGCCTGATGCTGAACCATTTCTTTCTATGATGCTACAAACATTCCGTGCTGCCAAGTTACTGGAATTGAGAACCAAAACAAGGATATTTGTCCATGAAGGGCGATCAATGATGGGATGCCTAGATGAAACCAGAAGCTTGGAATATGGGCAAGTATTTGTGCAATATTCTAGGGCTGGGCATAGGCAATTATTTGATAATTCCTCTGAGTTTAGTGTTGGTGGCTCGGAACGGCATGAAGTTATTTTAGAAGGGAAAGTAGTAGTTTCCAAGAACCCATGCTTGCACCCTGGTGATGTTCGAGTCCTGGAGGCAGTTGACGTGCCAGCTTTGCATCATATGGTGGATTGTGTTGTTTTTCCACAGAAAGGAAAGAG ACCTCATCCTAATGAATGTTCTGGAAGTGATTTAGATGGAGATATTTACTTTGTTTGTTGGGACCCTGATCTGATTCCAAGCAGACAGGTTGAACCCATGGATTATACTGCAGCATCAAGCATTGTGTTGGATCATGATGTTACAATTGAG GAAGTtgaggagtatttcacaaactATATTGTTAACGACAGTTTAGGAATAATCTCAAATGCCCACACGGTTTTTGCCGATAGGGAACCCCTTAAAGCAATGAGTGATTCTTGCATACAGCTTGCAAAGCTATGCTCAATTGCAGTTGATTTCCCAAAGACTGGCGTGCCCGCTGAAATCCCATCTCATTTACGTGTCAAGGAATATCCAGATTTTATGGAGAAGCCTCCTGATAAGATTACTTATGAGTCAGAAAATGTTATTGGAAAGCTTTTTCGAGAAGTTAGAGACACTGCACCACAATCAAGCTCTATCAAATCCTTCTTTACAAGGGAAATAGCAGAGAAGTCGTATGATCGTGACATGGAAGTGGATGGTTTTGAAGATTACCTAGATGATGCTTTTGATTACAAAAAGGAGTATGATTTCAAGTTGGGAAACCTTATGGATTATTATGGGATCAAAACAGAAGCTGAATTGCTCAGTGGGAGTATTATGAAAATGTCCAAAACTTTTGACAGGAGGAGGGATTCTGAAGCTATTGGCTTGGCCGTAAAGTCACTGAGGAAGGAAGCCAGAACATGGTTCAATAAGAAGTTAGGTGGATCAGATGCTGTAAATGATGATATTTATGCAAAAGCGTCAGCTTGGTACCATGTCACCTACCATCCTAGTTATTGGGGTCAGTACAACGATGAAGGAATGAAACGAGACCATTTCCTTAGCTTTCCATGGTGCGTATATGACAAGCTTGTCCTTATTAAAAAGGATAAATTAAGTATTAGAAGGGCTCTCCATTTGTCCTCACTTGAGCAGAAGTTTAGCAGTGGCTTGAGTTTGAAATAG
- the LOC127810464 gene encoding probable RNA-dependent RNA polymerase 1 isoform X1 — protein MGKTIQVYGFPAHVTADSVKDFLETYTGKGTVDALEVMKPKSGGPRSYAKVQFTTERSAEYIISMTNQGLRFGISYLKARIMDLDIVQKPKVFLYEMESVILHFGSQISRDTFSVQMKNSNTTLKFGFGLRKLYFFLSYLSVEYKLDLSYENILQIELRCPRGQTAQFLLIQLLGAPRIYKKIEESSFKFYMVTPEDYWVRTTDFTPSCHIGQSSALCLEFGYDVPLPNFSTYFPSYQENEGPFTLENGFTYSQNLQLVPIVGPPQGHKLPYSISFKVSMLVQNGYLPGPVLDINFFRLVDPQRIDIVFIERALEMLSHLSECCYDPVTWLKTQYTNYIKSRPRKPTITLDDGLVYVRRVLITPSKVYFYGPEVNMSNRVLRNFRDDIDNFLRVSFVDEELDKMYSTDLRPRIASSNEEKRTDIYTRILSILREGIVIGDLKFEFLAFSSSQLRDNSVWMFASRPGLTAADIRRWMGDFSQIKNVAKYAARLGQSFGSSRETLSVARNETEVIRDVEVVRGGIKYVFSDGIGKISVDFARRVAKKCGLEGWTPSAFQIRYGGYKGVVAVDPTSSTKLSLRKSMCKYESENTKLDVLAWSKYQPCYLNRQLITLLSTLGVGDYIFENKQREAIYQLDDILTDPLRAQEALELMSPGENTNILQEMLMCGYKPDAEPFLSMMLQTFRAAKLLELRTKTRIFVHEGRSMMGCLDETRSLEYGQVFVQYSRAGHRQLFDNSSEFSVGGSERHEVILEGKVVVSKNPCLHPGDVRVLEAVDVPALHHMVDCVVFPQKGKRPHPNECSGSDLDGDIYFVCWDPDLIPSRQVEPMDYTAASSIVLDHDVTIEEVEEYFTNYIVNDSLGIISNAHTVFADREPLKAMSDSCIQLAKLCSIAVDFPKTGVPAEIPSHLRVKEYPDFMEKPPDKITYESENVIGKLFREVRDTAPQSSSIKSFFTREIAEKSYDRDMEVDGFEDYLDDAFDYKKEYDFKLGNLMDYYGIKTEAELLSGSIMKMSKTFDRRRDSEAIGLAVKSLRKEARTWFNKKLGGSDAVNDDIYAKASAWYHVTYHPSYWGQYNDEGMKRDHFLSFPWCVYDKLVLIKKDKLSIRRALHLSSLEQKFSSGLSLK, from the exons ATGGGAAAGACAATTCAGGTGTACGGATTTCCTGCCCATGTGACTGCAGATTCAGTTAAGGATTTCTTAGAGACATACACAGGAAAAGGAACTGTAGATGCATTAGAGGTTATGAAGCCAAAGAGTGGCGGTCCAAGATCATATGCCAAAGTTCAATTTACAACAGAGAGAAGTGCTGAGTATATTATCTCCATGACCAATCAAGGGCTGCGGTTTGGGATTTCCTATTTAAAGGCCCGCATAATGGATCTTGATATTGTTCAAAAGCCAAAGGTCTTTCTTTATGAAATGGAAAGCgtaattttgcattttggttCTCAGATCTCAAGGGATACATTTTCAGTGCAAATGAAAAATAGCAATACCACTCTGAAATTTGGTTTTGGACTAAGGAAACTGTATTTCTTCCTGTCTTACCTTTCTGTAGAGTACAAACTGGATCTCTCCTATGAGAACATCTTGCAGATTGAACTTCGTTGTCCACGTGGTCAAACAGCACAGTTTCTTCTCATTcag TTGCTTGGTGCACCTCGAATCTACAAGAAAATTGAAGAGTCATCCTTCAAATTCTATATGGTAACACCTGAGGACTATTGGGTCCGGACAACTGATTTCACTCCATCATGCCACATTGGCCAATCCTCTGCTCTGTGCTTGGAATTTGGATATGATGTTCCACTTCCAAACTTCAGCACGTATTTTCCATCTTATCAGGAAAATGAAGGCCCATTTACCTTGGAAAACGGTTTTACTTATTCACAGAATTTACAGCTAGTGCCCATTGTGGGGCCTCCCCAAGGACATAAATTGCCATATAGCATATCATTCAAGGTATCTATGTTGGTTCAGAATGGATATCTTCCAGGACCTGTTCTTGATATCAATTTTTTTCGGTTGGTTGATCCCCAGAGAATAGACATTGTGTTTATTGAACGTGCACTAGAGATGCTATCCCATTTAAGTGAATGCTGCTATGATCCTGTGACGTGGCTCAAAACTCAATACACGAATTACATCAAATCAAGACCAAGGAAGCCTACTATTACCCTGGATGATGGTTTGGTGTATGTGCGCAGGGTGCTAATAACCCCTAGCAAAGTTTATTTTTATGGTCCGGAGGTTAATATGTCAAATCGTGTTCTACGCAATTTTCGTGACGATATTGATAATTTTCTCAGAGTCTCTTTTGTTGATGAGGAATTGGATAAAATGTATTCAACCGATTTGCGTCCACGTATAGCTTCTTCAAATGAGGAAAAAAGAACTGATATTTATACAAGGATACTGTCAATTCTTAGAGAAGGCATAGTTATTGGCGATTTGAAGTTTGAGTTTCTTGCCTTTTCCTCAAGCCAGTTACGAGATAATTCTGTATGGATGTTTGCCTCAAGACCTGGGCTAACTGCTGCTGATATTAGAAGGTGGATGGGTGATTTTTCACAGATCAAAAACGTAGCAAAGTATGCTGCCAGACTTGGTCAATCTTTTGGTTCCTCTAGGGAAACTTTGAGCGTTGCTAGGAATGAAACTGAAGTAATTCGTGACGTAGAGGTTGTAAGAGGTGGAATCAAATATGTTTTCTCTGATGGCATTGGAAAAATATCTGTTGACTTTGCTCGGAGAGTGGCCAAAAAATGTGGACTTGAAGGTTGGACTCCATCCGCCTTTCAAATTAGGTATGGTGGATACAAAGGAGTTGTAGCTGTTGATCCCACTTCATCAACGAAACTGTCTTTAAGAAAGAGTATGTGTAAGTATGAATCAGAGAATACAAAGTTAGATGTTTTAGCATGGAGCAAATATCAACCTTGTTACTTGAATCGCCAATTGATCACGCTGCTATCTACTCTTGGGGTTGGGGATTATATCTTTGAAAATAAGCAAAGGGAAGCAATATATCAACTGGATGACATCTTAACTGATCCATTGAGGGCACAAGAAGCACTGGAATTGATGTCTCCAGGGGAGAATACTAACATCCTCCAGGAAATGCTTATGTGTGGCTATAAGCCTGATGCTGAACCATTTCTTTCTATGATGCTACAAACATTCCGTGCTGCCAAGTTACTGGAATTGAGAACCAAAACAAGGATATTTGTCCATGAAGGGCGATCAATGATGGGATGCCTAGATGAAACCAGAAGCTTGGAATATGGGCAAGTATTTGTGCAATATTCTAGGGCTGGGCATAGGCAATTATTTGATAATTCCTCTGAGTTTAGTGTTGGTGGCTCGGAACGGCATGAAGTTATTTTAGAAGGGAAAGTAGTAGTTTCCAAGAACCCATGCTTGCACCCTGGTGATGTTCGAGTCCTGGAGGCAGTTGACGTGCCAGCTTTGCATCATATGGTGGATTGTGTTGTTTTTCCACAGAAAGGAAAGAG ACCTCATCCTAATGAATGTTCTGGAAGTGATTTAGATGGAGATATTTACTTTGTTTGTTGGGACCCTGATCTGATTCCAAGCAGACAGGTTGAACCCATGGATTATACTGCAGCATCAAGCATTGTGTTGGATCATGATGTTACAATTGAG GAAGTtgaggagtatttcacaaactATATTGTTAACGACAGTTTAGGAATAATCTCAAATGCCCACACGGTTTTTGCCGATAGGGAACCCCTTAAAGCAATGAGTGATTCTTGCATACAGCTTGCAAAGCTATGCTCAATTGCAGTTGATTTCCCAAAGACTGGCGTGCCCGCTGAAATCCCATCTCATTTACGTGTCAAGGAATATCCAGATTTTATGGAGAAGCCTCCTGATAAGATTACTTATGAGTCAGAAAATGTTATTGGAAAGCTTTTTCGAGAAGTTAGAGACACTGCACCACAATCAAGCTCTATCAAATCCTTCTTTACAAGGGAAATAGCAGAGAAGTCGTATGATCGTGACATGGAAGTGGATGGTTTTGAAGATTACCTAGATGATGCTTTTGATTACAAAAAGGAGTATGATTTCAAGTTGGGAAACCTTATGGATTATTATGGGATCAAAACAGAAGCTGAATTGCTCAGTGGGAGTATTATGAAAATGTCCAAAACTTTTGACAGGAGGAGGGATTCTGAAGCTATTGGCTTGGCCGTAAAGTCACTGAGGAAGGAAGCCAGAACATGGTTCAATAAGAAGTTAGGTGGATCAGATGCTGTAAATGATGATATTTATGCAAAAGCGTCAGCTTGGTACCATGTCACCTACCATCCTAGTTATTGGGGTCAGTACAACGATGAAGGAATGAAACGAGACCATTTCCTTAGCTTTCCATGGTGCGTATATGACAAGCTTGTCCTTATTAAAAAGGATAAATTAAGTATTAGAAGGGCTCTCCATTTGTCCTCACTTGAGCAGAAGTTTAGCAGTGGCTTGAGTTTGAAATAG